atagcaataaataaaagttaaaacaaaaagaaattaaaatgaaattccCAAAATAACATGACCGTGTACTGATTTACAGAATTCAATCATTCCTAGTTCTGCTACTAGCTAAACTGCTAGCATAAGATCGTAGCCTGGAGTTTGCTGTTTGCATTAAAAATTTGCTAGTTtgctaaaataattaataaaatgtctgaGAAGCACTTTAGAAAATCAGGATGTgatttttacaataaatattttactgttcaatgttgttagctagctagtaacaAAGTATGGTGCCTCTTATGCTAgagactagctagctaacagctaaattttaagttttaaacCACGACAAGCTTAATATTGGGAAATAGGGAACTTTAAAACCTTTGTTTGTCAGAAATAACATATCAGTGTACTTTTCAGTCGGGTTGTGTGCTAATCAATAGCTGGAGTGATCTTTTCCCTGCTAGTGTGGATGTAAAACGCAGAAAAAAACTTCGTCCTTGATCAAAGAGCAGAAACTGTTTACACACCAGTATTACACAATATTCAAGCAAATACACACCGTTTCTTCACCAAATATATTGTTTAGacaaaattgtttatttatacatGCAGAAGATTTCACCTAGCAAAGACAAAAAATTTAAGtttttcccaaaataaaaaaaaaaaaatcctaaccCATCTGATGAGagataaaagatataaaaatgtttttaaaaaattaaaatagatgctggcattttttaaaattgttgttttgtttatgaaAATTGTCATATGTCtaaatttggaaaaagaaaacaataaagtaggaaaaaaaattagacataCAAGTGATTCCATGATTTATGTTCCActttttttatgttacatttacaaatatttcataaatgtataaaaatatttttacagacattttaaacacaacacTCCTTCACAACAGCCCTGAGCTGCTTCAGATAAAGttaagtttaattaaaaaaaaatttaaaatagaaaactttaaaaaaaatagaaaaagcaTCCCAGCTCACTATCACTCCACTTTACCttcaaatataatcattaaaacatttcaaaaatttaatttttgctttaatttgtgACTTCATTGATCATCTCATCTTGTTGAAacatctttttccttttttttttttttaataatgtccATTATAcgttataaaaatgtacaatttattCTCACAACATTCTCTCAACATTCTCTCAACCCTgctacctgaacacattcaccacaTTAAATaactggaaaatatttcacatgTCACATGTAACATGTTCAAAAGGAAGTTGCATCAtgtgaatttcctgaagatcacgagaagaagaaaagcacaTTCTCATACAGGattctttcttctttattttttctttatatttataatgttgtGATATTGACCGACGAGGCCATTTTGAAATGTACGACACTGTTACTCAGATTAttgattgtaaaataaataattaattacagaaatgaaatttgaattaaattattaGAATAGCATTCATACCTTCAGGttattagcatggatgctagttagggacattttgtgtatttgttaacGCTACACTAAAAACTTAACCCTGTTACTTTCAACTCgcatttaagacaaaaaaaagcaaatgaaatgttttaaaaaattgcctGATTCTTCgattaacacatttataatgaTTAAATGCAGGTTTTCTCAAAATACAGTGAATGTTTCTTTTAACAATGTATTTATTGCTAACCGAATAACCACATGAAGAAAAAAGGTTTACACCAAACAAGTGCAGAAAAAACCATAAAGCGTCCATTTTAGAATTAACGACATGCATTGCTATTTAACTAGGGTATATCCACCAATCAATACAAGGGTCAAAGGTTACCCAATAAGCCTTTATACAACAGAAACAATTCTTATCCCCAGTTATGTTCACATgtataatttaacataaaatatacttttaattTCTGTGTTACACACAACAACATGTTGTCTAGATTTAGGTCAATAATGGACATCTCTGACCTAAATAACCCTTAgcacccaccacacacacacacacacacacacacacacacacgcgcgcacacacacacacacacacgcgtgtcAGCCATGTTGTTTTGCGTTCAGTTCTTGGGGAAGTGGTATGACATCGCCTCAGCCTCCAACTGCCCCTGGAGGAAGAAATACAAAGGAGATTCTCCGATCGGATCTCTGGAGCTGCAGCGTAGTGACTCTCCAAACTCCCTGAACATGACGCGCATCATGtccaggtatacacacacacacacacacacacacacacacacacacacacacacatacacacacacgcacacacacacgcacacacacacatccacgtGTCTTATTTCTgctataccacagaaatttgccaacaattacaattttttatcatattttttatcaacttttagttacatttaatgttgtatcGTGTTACCGAaaccttgtcatgttaccgagaaaccgcgaagaagcgtaaactcgtctttcctgaagatgtcggaaaacttaaagctacagcttcacctctgactgatacaaagcactgacactggagactccttccttatttattctctttacagaaaacttcaccaaatcaacaattacacgtttttttaatccgtttattattagcaaagcgtctgctgtacacgtccctgtgaatgagctgttgctatagaaacgataacgtataaacctgcgctactgtcagagctgctattttagaatattaatcaacactttctgaccaatcagaatccagaatgtGGTGTAAGGATGAGTAAAAGGTGTTGTGCTGGTTTTATTGGTAGGCATGGCGTGTGTAAGATGATCACCGGTAACTACGTGAAGACTGAAACTCCGGGAAGATTCTACTACCACAGTGTCAGTGAGTAAAAACGCTAAACTCACGATCACAacttaaaaaaggaataaaagctGTTAACTCGAATATAATGTCTGGCTGTGTTTCTGTACAGAATGGTCAGCTGATGTGGACGCCTACGTGGTGCACACGAACTACGACGAGTATGCGCTGGTGGTGAAGTTCAAACAGCAGCGTGGAGGAAACAAGACCACCTCGGTCAAACTGTACGGTGAGGAATCACTGATTATTCACAGCTTTATTAAAGTCCAGGTCACTAGGAGGCTTTGATTCAGATCTTTGATTCAGAAGTCAGCTTTTTGAGTCAGTTCTTTGAGTTGACTCTTTGAGTTGACTCTGAGTCATCTATTTGAGTTGGCGCTGATTCAGCTTTTCAAGTCAGCTCTCTGTGACAGCTCTTTGAGTCAGTTTTTTGAGTCAGTTCTTTGAGTTGACTCTTTGAGTTATCTATTTGTGTTGGTGCTGATTCAGCTTTTCAAGTCATCTCTTTGAGACAGCTCTCTGAGTCAGTTTTTTGAGTCAGTTCTTTGAGTTGACTCTTTGGGTTGACTCTGAGTCATCTGTTTGAGTTCTCACTGATTCAGCTTTTCAAGTCAGCTCTCTGAGTCAGCTCCAGTTTTTTGAGTCAGTTCTTTGAGTTGACTCTTTGGGTTGACTCTGAGTCATCTATTTGAGTTGGCACTGATTCAGCTTTTAAAGTCAGCTCTCTGAGTCAGACCTTTGAGACTTTTTTGTCATCTCTTTGATTCAACTCTGATCCAGCACTCTAAGTCATCTCTTTGAGTCAGTTTTTTGAGTCAGTTCTTTGAGTTGACTCTTTGAGTTATCTATTTGTGTTGGCACTGATTAAGCTTTTCAAGTCAGCTCTCTGAGTCAGACCTTTGAGATCGTTCTTTTTGTCATCTCTTTGATTCGACTCTGATCCCACGCTTTAAGTCATCTCTTTGAGTCAGCTCTTTGAGACAGCTCTTTGAGTCAGCTCATTTAGTAAGTTCTTAGAGTTGACTCTTTGAGTTGACTCTGAGTCATCTATTTGAGTTGGCACGGATTCAGCTGAGTCAGCTCTTTGAGTCAGCTCTTTGAGACAGCTATTTTAGTCATCTCTTTGAGTTGACTCTGATTCAGCTCCTTGATTCAGCTATTTGAGTCAGCCCTTGGAGGCAGCTCTTTTAGTGATTTCTTTGAGTTGGCACAGATTCATCTTTTCAAGTCAGATCTTTGAGTCAGCTCTTTGAGTCAACTCGTTACGTCATCTCTTTGAGTCCCGACTTTGAGTGACCTATTTTAGTGATCTCTGAATTGACTCTGATTCAGATCTTTCAGTCAGCTTTTTAAGTAGGTTCTTTGAGTCGCCTCTTTCTTTAATTCAGCTCTTTGAGTCAGTTCTTTGAGACAGCTCTTTGAGACAGCTGTTTGAGACAGCTTTTGAGACAGCTCTTTGAGTCAGATCTTTGAGACAGTTCTTTGAGTCAGCTCTTTGAGTCAGCTCTTTCTTTAATTCAGCTCCTTGAGTCAGCTCTTTGAGACAGCTCTTTGAGACAGCTCTTTGAGACAGCTCTTTGTGACAGCTCTTTGAGACAGCTCTTTGAGTCAGATCTTTGAGTCAGCTCTTTCTTTAATTCAGCTCCTTGAGTCGGCTCTTTGAGTCAGCTCTTTGAGACAGCTCTTTGAGACAGCTCTTTGAGACAGCTCTTTGAGTCAGCTCTTTCTTTAATTCAGCTCCTTGAGTCGGCTCTTTGAGACAGCTCTTTGAGACAGCTCTTTGAGTCAGCTCTTTGAGTCAGCTCTTTCTTTAATTCAGCTCCTTGAGTCGGCTCTTTGAGTCAGCTCTTTGAGACAGCTCTTTGAGACAGCTCTTTGAGTCAGATCTTTCTTTAATTCAGCTCCTTGAGTCGGCTCTTTGAGACAGCTCTTTGAGACAGCTCtttgagtcggctctttgaGTCAGCTCTTTGAGACAGCTCTTTGAGACAGCTCCTTGAGTCGGCTCTTTCTTTAATTCAGCTCCTTGAGTCAGCTCTTTGAGACAGCTCTTTGAGTCAGCTCTTTGAGTCAGCTCTTTCTTTAATTCAGCTCCTTGAGTCGGCTCTTTGAGTCAGCTCTTTGAGACAGCTCTTTGAGACAGCTCTTTGAAACAGCTCTTTGAGTCGGCTCTTTCTTTAATTCAGCTCCTTGAGTCAGCTCTTTGAGACAGCTCTTTGAGTCAGCTCTTTGAGACAGCTCTTTGAGTCAGCTCTTTCTTTAATTCAGCTCCTTGAGTCGGCTCTTTGAGCCAGCTCTTTGAGTCAGCTCTTTCTTTAATTCAGCTCTTTGAGTCAGCTCTTTGAGACAGCTCTTTGAGACAGCTCTTTCTTTAATTCAGCTCTTTGAGTCAGCTCTTTTAGGTGAAAGTTGAGAACTGACTCACATATACGAAAATCTGAACATCTTTCTAGATGTAGGAAATgctgttattcatttattcattcattcatcttcatcttcagtaaccacattCCTCTACATTCACGATAGCGAGAAAATGACAGGCAAGCGTTCATTCTGTACGTACGTGTGTGAGACAAAGAGCTAGTGGGAAACGTGAGGTAAGACTGAGGTTTTGTGCTGGTTTCTGCCCCCAACAGGACGTAAGAAGGAACTGCGGCCCACGCTGTTGGAGGACTTTAAGACCCTGGTGGCTGAACAGGGAATGAGCGCAGATACCATCTCTATTAAACAGAACAAaggtataaaaatatacaattcCCATcagagagggttttttttaacctcacaGTGATTCTAGTATCGTCCATCGTAGTTTAGGGCTAAAGTTTggggggggagaaaaaaaaaaaaaaattaaaaatgtaccaCTTTTTACAGTTCACCTGCAATTAAACTAATTATAAGGAGATATAATTGAAATGTGGATGAATCCTTCAACATGACAATATCATCAGGAACATATCGAACATATTATACAAAGAAATTTGACCTAAAGAAGGCAGGAAGTAAGTGTGAGGATTTAAGGAAAGGTGAAAATTACACCTGTTATAAAGGTAAAGAGTGGACATAGAGGTTTTTAGAGAGTAGTTACAGCACTTTTGGAAAGTGTAACACACTAATTGTTGTTGCTATGAATTAAAATTTTCTTTATCCTAATTTTGTgctaagggtgtgcaaactttcgcacatgagtgtatgtgtgtcttcCTGGCTTTGCTGAGGAGCCACATTTAGTCCTCTAgagttatttttaatgatttaaaccATTTAGATCCTTTAACAAACCTGACTTTACTTCCTGTAGGGGAATTATTTTAGGGTATTTATTTAAGGTCAGATCTCATTCTTTCTCCGTCtgcgtgtgtttttttttttctttctctttaggAGATTGTGTTCCAGGAGAAAAAACAGCTCCACAGACCGAGGTTcaggtatttttaaaaaataaatctattaatTGTCCTTAACTTCTGTCCTATTgattatgtaaaatgtatagCTGTTCTCAAAACATCATTTCTTAAGATGGCCCATGAAAAGTAAGAACTGAGGCTAATTTTTGATCAATCCCATAATGCTTTGCGTGTCCTGTGGCTGCGGATTGGTCCAGCCGAGGACGAGACGATCGCTGGTGCTGCCTCCATCTGATGAAGGTTCTGCAGACGACACACCCATATTCAAAGGAGAAggtgagtgcacacacacacacacacacacacacacacacacacacaagggtgTCTCTAAAAGGAATGAGAcaagctgatttgattggatgcTCGTATTTAAGGGAATGAGAcaagctgatttgattggacgcTCAGTTTTAAAGGGACTGAGACAAGATGATTTGATTGGACGCTCAGTTTTAAAGGGAATGAAAcaagctgatttgattggacgcTCAGTTTTAAAGGGAATGAAAcaagctgatttgattggacgcTCAGTTTTAAAGGGAATGAAAcaagctgatttgattggacgcTCAGTTTTAAAGGGAATGAAAcaagctgatttgattggacgcTCAGTTTTAAAGGGAATGAAAcaagctgatttgattggatgcTCAGTTTTAAAGGGAATGAGACAATCTGATTTGATTAGATGCTCAGTTTTAAAGGGAATGAGAcaagctgatttgattggacgcTCGTATTTAAGGGAATGAGACAATCTGATTTGATTAGATGCTCAGTTTTAAAGGGAATGAGAcaagctgatttgattggatgcTCAGTTTTAAAGGGAATGAAAcaagctgatttgattggatgcTCAGTTTTAAAGGGAATGAAACAAGCTGATTTGATTAGATGCTCAGTTTTAAAGGGAATGAAAcaagctgatttgattggacgcTCAGTTTTAAAGGGAATGAAACAAGATGATTTGATTGGATGCTCGTATTTAAGGGAATGAGAcaagctgatttgattggacgcTCTGACAGCTGATGTATTATTGATGTTTAAAATCCAAATTcaagtttctttcttttgcttctgAGAGAAATCACTTCCTgatgcacctgtgtgtgtgtgtgtgtgtgtgtagactccTGTACAGGTGCCCCAGA
This is a stretch of genomic DNA from Pangasianodon hypophthalmus isolate fPanHyp1 chromosome 17, fPanHyp1.pri, whole genome shotgun sequence. It encodes these proteins:
- the ambp gene encoding protein AMBP, giving the protein MQAVVTVLLLAGVALIHAGPLPPEPLLQTQENFNLDRFLGKWYDIASASNCPWRKKYKGDSPIGSLELQRSDSPNSLNMTRIMSRHGVCKMITGNYVKTETPGRFYYHSVKWSADVDAYVVHTNYDEYALVVKFKQQRGGNKTTSVKLYGRKKELRPTLLEDFKTLVAEQGMSADTISIKQNKGDCVPGEKTAPQTEVQPRTRRSLVLPPSDEGSADDTPIFKGEDSCTGAPDPGPCFGILHRYHYNSSIMACQMFEYGGCLGNQNNFLTEKECLQTCRTEAACRLPIDVGSCKMSLHFWAFDSTNGKCVSFNYGGCEGNGNRFYTQKECEEYCGVSRDGDEEFLKMK